Proteins co-encoded in one Syntrophales bacterium genomic window:
- the speB gene encoding agmatinase, translating into MNFGGILSGFSSFEDSKFVVVPIPYDLTSTYQSGSRRGPAAILDASSNMELYDEELCRETYLEGIHTLPPVETDARGPERMIETVHERISYILSFDKIPAILGGEHSISFGAVRAMKGKYPSISVLQLDAHADMRDTYQDSPYSHASVGRRISELCPLVQAGVRSFSKEEAVFLAKSDVKTFPVGFIHENPEWVKRVCENLSGDIYVTVDLDVLDPSVMPATGTPEPGGIYWNDLLRLIKEVSGRCKIRGFDIVELTPIPGMVAPDFLAAKLAYRIMGYIAEGVEN; encoded by the coding sequence ATGAATTTTGGAGGAATACTTTCTGGTTTTTCTTCTTTTGAAGATTCAAAGTTTGTCGTGGTGCCTATTCCATACGACCTGACCTCAACCTATCAGTCTGGATCAAGGAGGGGACCGGCGGCCATACTGGACGCTTCCAGTAACATGGAACTCTATGATGAAGAACTCTGCAGGGAAACCTATCTTGAAGGAATTCACACCCTACCACCTGTAGAAACGGACGCCCGTGGACCGGAAAGAATGATCGAAACGGTACATGAAAGGATAAGTTACATTCTGTCCTTTGATAAGATACCGGCCATACTGGGAGGAGAACACAGCATTTCATTCGGAGCCGTCAGGGCAATGAAGGGGAAATACCCCTCGATTTCGGTGCTCCAGCTTGATGCTCATGCGGATATGAGAGATACCTATCAGGACAGCCCCTACAGTCACGCATCCGTAGGCCGCAGAATATCCGAGTTGTGTCCTCTTGTCCAGGCAGGTGTGCGAAGCTTCAGCAAGGAAGAGGCTGTCTTCTTAGCTAAAAGTGATGTAAAGACGTTTCCGGTGGGTTTTATACATGAAAATCCTGAATGGGTAAAACGGGTCTGTGAAAACCTGTCGGGTGATATTTATGTAACAGTTGATCTTGACGTACTTGACCCCTCTGTAATGCCGGCAACCGGCACACCTGAACCAGGAGGTATTTACTGGAATGACCTCCTGAGACTGATTAAAGAGGTATCCGGCAGATGCAAGATCCGAGGATTTGATATAGTTGAACTTACACCCATTCCCGGAATGGTTGCACCTGATTTTTTAGCGGCAAAACTCGCATATAGAATAATGGGTTATATAGCAGAAGGAGTTGAAAATTGA
- a CDS encoding arginine decarboxylase, pyruvoyl-dependent yields MKIFVPKKMFFTKGVGHHKEELHSFELALRSAGIEKYNLVKVSSIFPPGCKMISKAQGLKELIPGAITYCVMSRCSSNEPRRLLAASVGCAIPADKSAYGYISEYHAFGRKGTEVGDYSEDLAAAMLASTLGIDFDVDESWDEKREIFKISGKIVRTLDITQSSIVKDGGHTTVLAAAVFVF; encoded by the coding sequence TTGAAAATATTCGTTCCCAAAAAGATGTTTTTTACAAAAGGTGTTGGTCATCATAAGGAAGAACTCCACTCTTTTGAGCTGGCACTCAGGAGTGCCGGTATAGAAAAATACAACCTGGTTAAAGTATCGAGCATATTCCCGCCAGGTTGTAAGATGATCTCGAAAGCTCAAGGCTTAAAAGAGCTAATCCCCGGGGCCATAACTTACTGTGTTATGAGTCGCTGCTCCAGTAATGAACCGAGAAGGCTTTTAGCTGCTTCAGTGGGTTGCGCTATTCCGGCTGACAAATCGGCGTATGGATATATCAGCGAATATCATGCCTTCGGACGGAAAGGAACAGAGGTGGGGGATTATTCGGAAGATCTGGCAGCCGCTATGCTGGCATCCACCCTGGGAATAGATTTCGATGTAGATGAAAGCTGGGACGAAAAGAGGGAGATATTCAAAATAAGCGGCAAGATTGTAAGGACACTTGATATCACCCAATCGAGTATCGTAAAGGACGGCGGACATACCACGGTACTGGCAGCCGCAGTATTCGTTTTTTAG
- a CDS encoding adenylate/guanylate cyclase domain-containing protein, whose translation MTGLLIVDDEEGVRRALKKVLAKDGYKILLAENGMEAINIVRDNWRDIETVISDFKMPGIDGLETLIEIGSISPEITRIMLTGYATMESAIHSVNAGIDGFLTKPFENIELRAKVREYNIKKRLKQFVSEQILTELQKEGKNIVPRKQRVSILFSDIRGFTEISEKLSPQELSDMLNSRYFSPLDNIIFEYNGTLDKHIGDGIMGIFGAPISYDDDALRAVMCAIRMREEMAKINKNLSKIDKEISIGIGISTGEVMAGIFGSPRKKEYTVLGSSVNLAARLERHAKKDQILICDETYKEVQDSVKVESMDTFHIKGIERRINVFEVIEKL comes from the coding sequence ATGACAGGGTTATTGATAGTAGATGATGAAGAGGGGGTCAGGAGAGCCCTGAAGAAAGTTCTCGCAAAAGATGGTTACAAAATCCTCCTGGCGGAGAATGGCATGGAAGCTATCAATATCGTCCGGGATAACTGGCGGGATATAGAAACGGTAATATCAGATTTTAAGATGCCCGGCATTGATGGTCTCGAAACATTGATTGAAATAGGCAGTATTAGCCCCGAAATCACCAGAATTATGCTTACGGGATATGCAACAATGGAAAGTGCCATCCATTCGGTCAATGCAGGTATAGACGGATTTTTAACCAAACCCTTTGAAAACATCGAATTAAGAGCAAAAGTCAGAGAATACAATATCAAAAAGAGGTTAAAGCAGTTTGTATCAGAACAGATACTTACCGAACTGCAGAAGGAAGGAAAGAATATAGTTCCGAGAAAGCAAAGGGTCAGTATACTCTTCAGTGACATTCGCGGTTTTACAGAAATATCCGAAAAGCTGAGCCCGCAGGAACTTTCCGATATGCTCAATTCCCGTTACTTCTCACCCCTTGACAATATTATTTTTGAATATAATGGCACCCTGGATAAACACATCGGAGACGGTATCATGGGAATATTCGGAGCACCGATATCCTATGATGACGATGCGCTAAGAGCAGTGATGTGTGCTATAAGGATGAGAGAAGAAATGGCCAAAATCAACAAAAACCTTTCAAAGATTGATAAGGAAATTTCTATCGGAATCGGGATAAGCACTGGCGAGGTAATGGCCGGGATATTTGGATCACCAAGGAAAAAAGAATATACTGTTTTGGGATCTTCAGTCAACCTGGCAGCAAGGCTTGAGCGCCATGCCAAAAAAGATCAAATACTGATATGTGATGAGACCTACAAAGAAGTTCAGGATTCTGTAAAGGTAGAAAGTATGGACACTTTCCACATAAAGGGCATAGAAAGAAGAATAAATGTTTTCGAAGTAATAGAGAAATTATAG
- a CDS encoding ATP-binding protein has translation MTPFLGFVVFVCLVLISLLKGRKNPANILFAGICFLVAVINIDVALVSVISNKALALKIDRLSYLFLVFILPVYIQFVHSFLGISRRKWLVYTACFLSLIFLFFTQTDLFISGFNEYSFGTIARAGPVYHLFSLVAISTVLYCILTLFMGMKRASNNQQKNRIKYVLAGMGLSTILISLNYLPVSGFNVYPMGNFSFIPAIILAFGVLKYDLLDIGTVIRKGTIYFSLTAILTVIYIFMIYLFNVLFMWSGYSNPVVLSFSLALLIVLLFNPIKIKVQECIDKLFFRGKYDYQKTLKEISWKMTSLLKFDEITNLLLDSISEALQVSHVTLLIYNDEKGFFHSYSYQSKLPDGVEKNHPIVKFLEKNRSSLNQVVVDKVSIPEEDRNSIVNIFNTFKASLVIPMISREKLTGMILLGEKKSEELFVHEDLELLATVANQSAIAIENARNYEKLENLNVELERKVEKRTAALQRTLEEKDKTQKQLIQSESLAAIGQLVAGTAHELNNPLSSASSLLQTSIESMEKPDEKDDDESEIIDDLKFSLKELGRARDIVKSLLDLSRQTQTYVEPVNINVVIDDALRVLHNQYKYISVSIEKDYDGTLPEIEGNFANLGQVFINIIKNAIQALPEGKGKISLNTRYKKETNSVIAECHDTGNGIPPETIKDIFKPFFTTKGVGEGTGLGLYISHEIIKKHGGDIYIKSETGMGSTVTIVLPCKRREK, from the coding sequence ATCACCCCTTTTTTAGGTTTTGTTGTTTTTGTATGTCTTGTGCTGATTTCCCTTTTAAAAGGCAGAAAAAACCCGGCAAATATCTTATTTGCAGGTATCTGTTTTTTAGTAGCAGTAATTAACATTGATGTTGCCTTAGTTTCCGTTATATCAAATAAAGCCCTTGCACTTAAAATAGACAGGTTATCCTATCTGTTTTTAGTATTTATTCTACCGGTATACATCCAATTTGTTCACTCATTCCTCGGAATTTCCCGGAGAAAATGGCTTGTATATACTGCCTGTTTTTTAAGTTTAATATTTCTCTTTTTTACCCAGACAGACCTTTTTATAAGCGGATTTAATGAATATTCTTTCGGAACAATCGCCAGAGCCGGCCCGGTTTATCACCTCTTTTCACTTGTCGCCATCTCAACCGTATTATACTGCATTCTAACCCTCTTTATGGGCATGAAGAGAGCGAGCAATAATCAGCAGAAAAACAGGATAAAATATGTACTTGCCGGTATGGGCTTGAGCACCATTCTCATTTCATTAAATTATCTTCCCGTCAGCGGTTTCAATGTTTATCCGATGGGCAACTTCAGCTTCATTCCTGCAATTATCTTAGCCTTTGGAGTGCTTAAATACGACCTTCTCGACATCGGTACCGTAATAAGAAAGGGAACTATATATTTTTCCCTGACTGCCATCCTGACGGTAATCTACATATTCATGATATACCTGTTCAACGTATTATTTATGTGGTCCGGGTATAGCAACCCTGTTGTGCTCTCTTTTTCCCTCGCTTTATTGATAGTCCTGTTGTTCAACCCAATAAAAATAAAGGTTCAGGAATGTATTGATAAACTCTTCTTCAGGGGGAAATATGATTATCAAAAAACACTCAAAGAAATAAGCTGGAAAATGACTTCTCTGCTGAAATTTGATGAAATTACAAACCTTCTGCTGGACTCTATTTCGGAGGCATTGCAGGTAAGTCACGTAACGCTCCTGATATATAATGATGAAAAAGGTTTTTTCCATTCATACTCGTATCAGAGCAAGCTGCCCGACGGTGTAGAGAAAAACCATCCGATAGTTAAATTTCTTGAGAAAAACAGGAGTTCCTTGAATCAGGTCGTCGTTGACAAGGTTTCTATTCCCGAAGAAGACAGAAATTCAATCGTCAATATCTTTAATACATTTAAAGCGTCTCTTGTTATCCCCATGATTTCAAGGGAAAAACTGACGGGAATGATATTACTGGGAGAGAAAAAATCGGAGGAACTGTTTGTTCATGAAGATCTGGAACTATTAGCAACCGTTGCAAATCAAAGTGCAATCGCTATAGAGAATGCAAGGAACTATGAGAAGCTTGAGAACCTGAATGTTGAGCTGGAAAGGAAGGTTGAAAAGAGAACGGCAGCCCTTCAACGTACCCTGGAAGAAAAAGACAAAACACAAAAGCAACTCATTCAGTCGGAAAGCCTCGCGGCCATTGGGCAGCTTGTTGCGGGAACAGCACATGAACTGAACAATCCACTATCGAGCGCTTCAAGCCTTCTCCAAACAAGTATAGAATCTATGGAAAAACCGGACGAAAAGGACGATGATGAAAGTGAAATAATAGATGATCTTAAATTTAGCCTGAAGGAGTTAGGAAGGGCAAGGGATATAGTAAAAAGTCTACTCGATCTCTCCCGACAGACACAGACGTACGTTGAACCGGTGAATATCAACGTGGTGATAGATGATGCATTGAGGGTTCTACACAACCAATATAAATACATCAGTGTAAGCATTGAAAAAGATTACGACGGAACCCTGCCCGAGATTGAAGGCAACTTTGCAAACCTGGGACAGGTCTTCATTAATATTATAAAAAATGCCATTCAGGCACTGCCCGAAGGTAAAGGCAAAATATCATTAAATACACGTTACAAAAAAGAGACGAATAGCGTAATAGCAGAATGCCATGACACTGGAAATGGAATTCCCCCCGAAACAATCAAGGATATCTTCAAGCCGTTTTTCACGACCAAAGGGGTAGGTGAAGGTACGGGCTTAGGTCTGTATATATCTCATGAAATCATAAAGAAGCACGGGGGAGATATTTATATCAAAAGCGAAACAGGTATGGGATCCACTGTTACAATAGTGCTTCCCTGTAAGAGGAGAGAAAAATGA
- a CDS encoding 4Fe-4S dicluster domain-containing protein, which yields MEKRLIKKEMLYDVIKRISEEILVYAPVREGKDVLFRVLEEGMELLVDYPNSKNAPKNIFFPHTEAMMRYARTDRGMEISGSGEEAKEAVLFGVRPCDALSFVLLDMVFDQKEYRDTYYIDKRGKTTIISLACVHPPYTTCFCTSVGGHPMSSEGSDILLTDLGDTYFIEFLTPKGEKLLEKFGNLSEIDDTVDSIKKKLSDNSEKKIKSHIPAKESKAWLDDNFEHPFWDTIHQRCLACGTCTYLCPTCHCFDISDENKGNRGRRIRSWDSCMYWLFTHEASGHNPRPSQKERWRQRVMHKFKYYVDNFNAISCVGCGRCVRDCPVNIDIRKIVEDISKLKALKL from the coding sequence ATGGAAAAAAGGCTAATAAAGAAAGAAATGCTTTACGATGTTATAAAAAGAATTTCTGAAGAAATATTGGTTTATGCACCGGTTAGGGAAGGAAAAGATGTTCTTTTCAGGGTTTTGGAAGAGGGGATGGAACTTTTAGTAGACTATCCCAATTCTAAAAATGCCCCCAAAAATATTTTCTTTCCTCATACTGAGGCAATGATGAGATATGCCAGAACCGACAGGGGAATGGAGATTTCGGGAAGCGGTGAGGAAGCAAAAGAGGCCGTGCTCTTTGGGGTTCGTCCCTGTGATGCCTTGAGTTTTGTCCTCCTGGATATGGTTTTTGACCAGAAGGAGTACAGGGATACCTACTATATTGACAAGAGGGGGAAAACAACGATCATCTCGCTCGCCTGCGTGCATCCCCCCTATACGACCTGTTTCTGCACATCGGTGGGGGGACATCCCATGTCTTCAGAAGGAAGCGATATACTGTTGACAGATCTCGGTGATACTTATTTTATCGAATTCCTGACCCCTAAGGGAGAAAAGCTTCTTGAAAAGTTTGGGAACCTTTCCGAGATTGATGACACAGTGGATTCAATAAAGAAGAAACTTTCCGATAACTCTGAAAAAAAGATTAAATCCCATATTCCGGCGAAGGAGAGCAAGGCCTGGCTGGATGACAATTTTGAACACCCATTCTGGGATACGATCCACCAACGGTGCCTTGCCTGTGGAACCTGTACCTATCTCTGTCCGACCTGTCACTGTTTCGATATCAGTGATGAGAACAAGGGTAATCGTGGAAGGCGGATAAGATCCTGGGACTCGTGTATGTACTGGTTATTTACCCATGAAGCGTCCGGCCACAATCCAAGACCGTCGCAGAAGGAGAGATGGAGACAGCGGGTGATGCACAAGTTTAAGTACTATGTGGACAATTTTAATGCTATTTCCTGTGTCGGTTGCGGCAGGTGTGTGAGGGATTGCCCCGTTAATATAGATATAAGGAAGATAGTTGAGGACATATCTAAATTGAAAGCTCTGAAACTATAA
- a CDS encoding FAD/NAD(P)-binding protein translates to MLNPYMPIPVDVEKIITEVDTKDIKTFRVVFVHEDEKERFKYLPGQFAELSIFGKGESPIGIASSPTQPDYLEFTIQKAGVVTSALHNLDEGSRIGLRGPLGNSWPIDYLEGKNIVVVGGGFAFTTLRSLTNYMIHDNNRSRFGDITVVYGARSPGLLMYKDELSAWEKREDINMYVTVDKGDETWKGREGFVPTVCKEVGPSSENAVTLICGPPIMIRFTLPVFFELGFSRENIITSLEMRMKCGIGKCGRCNVGSKYVCKDGPVFLLAELDELTKEY, encoded by the coding sequence ATGCTGAATCCATATATGCCGATTCCTGTTGATGTGGAAAAGATCATAACGGAGGTGGACACGAAGGATATTAAGACGTTCCGTGTGGTTTTCGTCCATGAAGACGAAAAAGAACGCTTCAAGTATCTACCGGGACAGTTTGCTGAGCTTTCTATTTTCGGCAAGGGGGAATCCCCGATCGGTATTGCATCGTCACCGACCCAGCCGGACTATCTTGAGTTTACAATTCAGAAGGCAGGTGTTGTTACCTCCGCGCTCCATAATCTTGATGAGGGTAGCCGGATCGGTCTCAGAGGTCCCCTGGGCAATTCGTGGCCTATTGACTATCTTGAGGGGAAAAACATTGTTGTGGTTGGCGGCGGGTTTGCCTTTACCACTCTCAGGTCTCTGACTAACTATATGATTCATGATAATAACAGGTCACGGTTCGGGGATATCACCGTTGTTTATGGGGCAAGAAGCCCTGGTCTTTTGATGTACAAAGATGAACTTTCCGCCTGGGAAAAGAGGGAAGATATTAACATGTATGTTACGGTGGATAAAGGAGATGAGACCTGGAAGGGAAGGGAAGGGTTTGTCCCCACGGTCTGTAAGGAAGTAGGGCCGAGCTCTGAAAATGCCGTGACCCTGATATGTGGGCCACCAATTATGATCCGTTTTACACTGCCGGTATTTTTTGAATTAGGTTTTTCCAGAGAAAATATCATTACTTCTCTTGAGATGAGAATGAAGTGCGGGATCGGGAAATGTGGACGATGTAATGTTGGCAGTAAGTATGTCTGTAAGGATGGCCCCGTCTTTTTGCTGGCTGAACTCGATGAACTTACGAAGGAGTATTAG